The DNA sequence ATGCGATTCCTTCCACAGGGGACAGGGGACAGACGGACGAACCGGACGGGCGACGCCGCCCCTCGAAGGGTTATCCTGAGTCGAACACAAAGGGAGCGTCCTCCGGAGAGCCCGGAACCGGCTGCCGAGCCGACCAGCCTCGCGCAGTTTGCGAGGCTTCCCGTGGTTGTTGCTGCGGCTTCAGCCGCCGGTGCGGGGGCATCTCCGACAGCCCAACCAGCCGGGTTCGCGCCGGTGTCCGGCTCGCCCAGGCCGTCCCTGTTCCCTGTCCCCTCTCCCCTGTTCCCTATCTCTTCGGTTGCCTAAACCGTTGTTCCGTTTTATGTTACGAAGGAACGGCGGACACTGGGCCGCGTTCAATCCCCCTTAAAACCAGTCGTACTCCCGTTCCACCCCGGTTGAATCGACCGTCGCGGGATCCGCGTCGCGCCTGCAGTAATCCATCCGGAGGCAGCATGCAGTTCAGGACGGCGTTCCCGGCCGCGCTCCTCGTCGGGTGCACCATCGGCGGAGGCCTGGCGGCCACCGGCAAGCAGCTCTCGTTCGGCCACGACGGCACGGGCGAGCCGCTGGGCTTCATCCGCGAGGCCGCGGCCGCCACCGCCACCCGCTGGGACATCCCCGTGGCGCGCAACGACGCCGTGGACCACTTCGTGGAGCTGTTCTCCGGCCGCCGCAGCGAGGTGATGGCGGACTACCTGAAGCGCTCCGGGCGCTACGAGGGGATGATCCGCACCAAGCTGCGCCTGGCCGGGATGCCCGAGGACCTGGTCTACCTTTCCATGATCGAGAGCGGGTTCAACCCCAACGCCCGCTCGCACGCCAACGCCGTGGGCCTCTGGCAGTTCATGGCGCCCACCGCGCGCGGCTACGGCCTGCGCGTGGACGGGTACGTGGACGAGCGCCGCGACCCCGAGAAGAGCACCGACGCGGCGCTCCGCTACCTGCGCGACCTGCACGACCAGCTCGGCTCGTGGTACCTGGCCGCGGCCGCCTACAACGGCGGCGACGGCCGCGTGAGCCGCGCCCTGGCCGCCGAGACCGGCCGCAGGCGTGGCGAGAGCGACGACGACTTCTGGCGCATCCGCCACCGCCTGCCACGCGAGACGCGCGAGTACGTGCCGCTGATGGTGGCCGCGGCGCTGGTCGGCAAGGAGCCGGGGAAGTACGGGCTGGGCGACGTGGAGCGCTGGATGCCGCTGCGCGCCGACACCGTGGCGGTTCCCGGCGGCACCGAGCTGGAAACCGTGGCCAAGGCGGCCGGCGTCAGCGAGCGCGAGGTCACGCGCCTGAATCCGCACCTGGTGCGCAAGGTCACGCCGCCGGGGAAGAAGTCCTTCGCGGTGCGCATCCCCGAGGGGCACCAGGACGCCTTCGCCGGCGCCTTCCCCGCGCTGCACGCCGAAGCCGTGGCCCGTGCCGAGGCCGAGCGCGCGCGCCAGGCGGAGATCGCCCGCGTCCGCGCCGCGGAGCGCCGCGCCGCCGAGCAGCGCCTGGCCGCGCGCCGCACCGAGGCCCGCCGCATCGCGGCGCGCGCGGCCGCCCGCCGCCACACCGCGTCGCGCGCGTCGGCGCATGCCTCGTCGCGCTCGCGGGCGTCCGCGCGCAGGACGACGACGCACCGCGCCTCCGCGCACACCACCCGTCGCCCCGCGCGCCACACCACGCACGCCACGCGCAGGACGCGCCGCCACCGCTGACGATAGCGCGGGGCAAAGCCGAACGCGAAACGCCACCTTCCTGCATCGAAGGTGGCGTTTCTGCGTCCGGATGGTTCGTCCGTCGTGCGCAGCACCGCGCGGATCAGCAGGTGCAGGTGCGCTGCTCGGTGTAGAAGCACGGGCGCAGGTACGACAGCGTGGAATCCAGGGCGATCGCGTTGCCCGGCAGCTCGGGCCCGGCGTGCGCGCGCACCGTCCCCACGCCGGTCTCGGTCCGGGCGGGCTCGAACGAATCCACGCGCAGCGACTCGACTTCCAGCTTCAGCTTCTTCATCGCTCGTCTCCTTGAGATGGTCGGCAGCAGCCGCAGGTGTGCCCCAGGGTGAACGCACGAATTCCGCCACACAATCCACACTCTCGTCCATGAATGTCCATCGTTCCGGAGTATGGGTGATTGAACTCGCGCGCGCAATGCGCCGTCCCGACAAATCCACCGTCGGCGTAGCGGATCCCGAGTACGCATCCGCGAGCCGGGCGGAGGCTGATGCCGCGCACCGGGTGGCCACCCGGGCCGACGGTGGAACGGATGGAGGATGTCCCGCTCGCCGCGTCCTGTCGCCATCGTGCCGCCCGCGCTAGAATCCCCGCGAATCGCGCCGTCCGTATCTTTAGCCCGCTCCGCCGTGCCGCCCAGCCGTCCCTCGCGCGTGCTGCTCGTGTTCCTGGACGGCGTCGGCATCGGCCCCGCGGACGCGGAGCGCAACCCGTTCGCCCGCGCGCGGCTCCCCAGCCTGCGGCGCCTCCTTGGCGGCCGCCTCCCCGTCGCGGACGACCTGGACGCGGACGGAAAGATCCTGGGCGGGGCGATGGTGCTGGTGGCGGCGGACGCGACGATGGGCGTGGCCGGAACGCCGCAGAGCGGGACGGGTCAGACGGCGCTGCTGACGGGGCGCAACACCGCGGTGGAGTACGGGCGCCACTTCGGGCCGTGGGTGCCCACCGGGCTGCGCGACCTGCTGGCCGCCGAGAACCTGCTCACGCGGGCGGTGCAAGCCGGGGGGACGGCGGCGTTCGCCAACGCCTACCCGGTCGCCTCGATCGCCGCGGACCCGCGGATCTTCCGGCGCCCGGCCGCGCCGCCGCTGGCCGCCCGCGCCGCCGGGGTGCTCACGCGCGACCTCCCCGAGCTCGCGCGCGGCGAGGCGGTCGCGTCGTCCATCACGCACGAGCGCTGGCGCGAGCACACCGGCGACGCGCTCCCCGACATCACCGCGGCCGAGGCGGGGCGGCGGCTGGCGCGCATCGCCGCGGGGGCGGACGTGACGCTGTTCGCGCACTACGACACCGACCACGCCGGCCACCGCGGCGCCATGGAGGGTGCCATCGCCGCGCTGGAGAAGGTGGACGCGTTCCTGGGCGGCCTGGCCGACGCGCTGCCGGCCGACGCGCTGCTGGTGGTGAGCAGCGACCACGGCAACGTGGAGGACGCCACGGGCGGGCACACCCTGAACCCCGTGCCCGTGCTGGCGATGGGGCCGGGGAGCGGCGAGCTGGCCGCGCGCGCCCGCGCCATCACCGACGTGGCGCCCGCGCTTCTGCAGATGCTGGGAATGGAGCGATGAGCGAGCCCGAAGAGGACGAGACTTCCGGCATCTACGAAGAGCTGGACACGATCGACCGCGACGAGGCCGAGGCCGTGTTCGCGTCGGGCGGGCGCGACATCGGGCTTGCCCTGCTGCGGCTGGCGCTGCACTGGGACGACTGGGCCTACGTGGAGCGCCGCTGCCTGGACTTCGCCCGCCACCCCGACATCTGGGTGCGCCGCAACGCCGCCACCGCGCTGGGCCACCTGGCCCGCATCCACGGCCGCCTGCACGTGGAGCGGGTGATGCCCGCGCTGATGACCCTGTGGGCCGACCCCGACGTAAGCGGCTGGGCCGACGACGCACTGGACGACGTGGAGATGTTCTGCAAGGTCGAGCGGAGGCGGTGGGCGCACTGAGGGAAGTGTGGAAGTGCGGAAGTGTGGAAGTGCGGAAGTGCGGGAGTGCGGGAGTGCGGGAGTGCGGGAGTGCGTTCTCG is a window from the Longimicrobium sp. genome containing:
- a CDS encoding lytic transglycosylase domain-containing protein; the encoded protein is MQFRTAFPAALLVGCTIGGGLAATGKQLSFGHDGTGEPLGFIREAAAATATRWDIPVARNDAVDHFVELFSGRRSEVMADYLKRSGRYEGMIRTKLRLAGMPEDLVYLSMIESGFNPNARSHANAVGLWQFMAPTARGYGLRVDGYVDERRDPEKSTDAALRYLRDLHDQLGSWYLAAAAYNGGDGRVSRALAAETGRRRGESDDDFWRIRHRLPRETREYVPLMVAAALVGKEPGKYGLGDVERWMPLRADTVAVPGGTELETVAKAAGVSEREVTRLNPHLVRKVTPPGKKSFAVRIPEGHQDAFAGAFPALHAEAVARAEAERARQAEIARVRAAERRAAEQRLAARRTEARRIAARAAARRHTASRASAHASSRSRASARRTTTHRASAHTTRRPARHTTHATRRTRRHR
- a CDS encoding alkaline phosphatase family protein encodes the protein MPPSRPSRVLLVFLDGVGIGPADAERNPFARARLPSLRRLLGGRLPVADDLDADGKILGGAMVLVAADATMGVAGTPQSGTGQTALLTGRNTAVEYGRHFGPWVPTGLRDLLAAENLLTRAVQAGGTAAFANAYPVASIAADPRIFRRPAAPPLAARAAGVLTRDLPELARGEAVASSITHERWREHTGDALPDITAAEAGRRLARIAAGADVTLFAHYDTDHAGHRGAMEGAIAALEKVDAFLGGLADALPADALLVVSSDHGNVEDATGGHTLNPVPVLAMGPGSGELAARARAITDVAPALLQMLGMER